The following proteins are encoded in a genomic region of Paenibacillus sp. FSL R7-0273:
- a CDS encoding rhamnogalacturonan lyase family protein — translation MKRKLKKYMSAVLTVTMAFMLMPQVALGAPDDGGTPSASAALTQVGSILDFEDGELAGIVTGAPAATGSGSVTVAVYESNKVLRVQPPSDTDSNEAKQASYWWTLPLNSGEYDLTGKDQVEVSFDWWVDITRPSANSLDVRLNNGTEQVVTLRTAGGGTNADSPANISYYAGNMTTANAPATGPVIPALTGVPRLTKLSATLNVDLLAQVASISVTDGGARVYTTPQPIAIGSDELTSLSIGASRASGQNWARFNAAAGVDWDESTYGMRVDNILFKAAATGGVKPVINPGELTLSPASAANLEYGEGSLADKHSATFSAVVMPINATDRTFTWSISDEKIATIAVNPDKSVTVTGVGAGEATLTAVSNMDSSIKNSVPIKVKYVPSVTEPAPDFSALLAEGYTQEFGSNFAGGGAAPLWIFAGGNYHTIAREDTPQVNNYFRFDASGSGNRGGKGDLPKAVSGSKIFVHLDWKVPAVTTQQNTFNLSFQDGTNVLLSLRTGTYDGERTIGAFAGSLPGPTGPNPANFWSSDRYHAFAYNEVNTWYTVGVEFDFDTMLATVSLVPRDTAEAVPSVLTVPFEGSQISSFVLTGERAGGNNVGVVDNGVDNLYFFTKQLSADTIVEVLPYEFLPERPETADGNTLQSWFKTVYIGDVADESGLDLPATVEVKLADGTTAEVGVTWALTEAPWSAPAAELVYKADKQGVFSYSGTLTSVPDVAVNRMGLKAKLYIENRHKETITSGPVSMEWLDRGVVAVPVNSGEGVLVTWRLLSSEYNKGLTFNVFRNGDKINTSPVTVLDYVDADGKTGDKYEVQTISTGAVSKPATAWANNYIDIPLQRPADRPNPAIAYGATSNAEPITYTANDTSVADVNGDGQYEILVKWSPSQAQDPGLPNRHTGETIFDAYTLEGKLLWRINLGINIVSSAHHSAFNFYDLDQNGKAEFSVKTADGTRGYLPKADGTIDDLADTPAWVLGDPEAVWVGGLKNPANNDEVNNTALGRVASGPETFTVFNGETGRPVDTVDYFAPYSISSNWGDNNNNRSDRFNGAVAYMPKNGEYGAEPYPTVIEVRAHYGPQYVAAYQFIDGKITEIWTFTLADWNAGNNQGNHNVKVADVDFDGYNEVVLGGITIDQDGTILWSTNGTRGTVAGGHGDALHVAAMVPDSNEIYVFQPHEASPPNNVTLVRGSTGEAVWTYSANLGDVGRGVAANVTPLPGFEVWAIGTPMYNIVSGEVITSDVGGIGVSNKAPVNFILYWDGDLLSEFFDGPDNYNSTAAPSITKFNYDAATEQSGLTTLQTLTGTYSNNGTKANPSLIADIFGDWRDEVLVRTSDNNALRIYTTDIPTDNVIYTLMHDPQYRLAANSQNAMYNQPAHLSFYLGEDIRDEVQNMQLPVSNIYYTLNPGQNSGPNPAPNPAPNPVAPTPTPVPTAGPGTGTDTDTPVQTPTPEKPILKSSIVNAEQTKAKLQQALQANQPISFSDVPQSHWAAKAIQAASQLRIVEGKANGAFSGSDQVTRAEFTAMIVRTLGIDTTGGTGSFSDTNGHWADAYISALHRAGVVNGAGNGRFNPNQEITRAEMAAILARVLDMSAPANAAGFSDLSNHWAADSIGQLSRAGIISGMGNGKFAPDDTATRDQSVTIIMRMLNTVLDLGLEL, via the coding sequence TTGAAGAGAAAGCTTAAAAAGTACATGTCTGCAGTCCTCACAGTTACTATGGCATTTATGCTTATGCCCCAGGTGGCTTTAGGTGCACCTGATGACGGTGGTACCCCATCTGCATCTGCGGCTTTGACTCAGGTAGGCAGTATATTGGATTTCGAAGACGGCGAGCTGGCAGGTATAGTAACCGGTGCTCCGGCAGCCACTGGCTCCGGGTCTGTTACAGTAGCTGTATATGAATCCAATAAAGTACTCCGCGTTCAGCCTCCATCCGATACAGATTCAAATGAAGCCAAACAAGCAAGCTACTGGTGGACGCTTCCCTTAAATAGCGGTGAGTATGACCTTACCGGCAAAGATCAGGTTGAAGTCTCCTTTGACTGGTGGGTTGATATTACCCGCCCAAGTGCCAACTCGCTTGATGTGCGCCTGAATAACGGTACGGAGCAGGTTGTAACACTGCGGACTGCCGGAGGCGGAACCAATGCAGACTCACCGGCAAATATATCTTATTACGCAGGTAACATGACTACGGCTAATGCTCCGGCAACAGGACCAGTTATTCCGGCGCTAACGGGCGTGCCGCGTCTGACTAAGCTCTCGGCAACCCTGAACGTTGATCTTCTGGCTCAGGTAGCGTCAATCAGCGTTACCGACGGCGGAGCGAGGGTATATACCACGCCGCAGCCAATAGCTATAGGCTCTGATGAGCTGACCAGCCTGAGCATCGGTGCAAGCCGGGCAAGCGGACAGAACTGGGCAAGATTTAATGCGGCTGCAGGTGTGGACTGGGATGAGAGCACCTATGGTATGCGTGTGGATAATATCCTCTTCAAGGCTGCAGCAACCGGCGGAGTGAAACCGGTCATTAACCCGGGTGAGTTAACCCTATCTCCAGCCTCCGCTGCGAATCTGGAGTACGGTGAAGGTTCGCTTGCAGATAAGCATTCAGCCACCTTTAGTGCAGTTGTAATGCCTATTAATGCGACCGACCGGACGTTTACTTGGTCGATCAGCGACGAGAAGATTGCAACGATAGCTGTAAACCCGGATAAAAGCGTAACGGTAACCGGGGTCGGTGCAGGCGAGGCCACCCTTACGGCTGTATCCAATATGGACAGTTCAATTAAGAACAGCGTGCCAATCAAAGTAAAATATGTTCCTTCTGTAACTGAACCTGCACCGGACTTTTCCGCCCTGTTAGCGGAAGGATATACACAGGAGTTCGGGAGCAATTTTGCCGGCGGCGGGGCAGCTCCGCTGTGGATATTTGCCGGCGGCAACTATCACACGATTGCCAGAGAAGACACGCCTCAGGTTAATAATTATTTCAGATTTGATGCGTCCGGCTCAGGCAACCGCGGCGGCAAGGGAGACTTGCCCAAAGCTGTTTCCGGCAGCAAAATCTTTGTTCATTTAGACTGGAAGGTTCCGGCGGTTACTACCCAGCAAAATACCTTTAACCTCAGCTTCCAGGATGGGACTAACGTTCTGCTTAGCTTAAGAACAGGTACCTATGACGGGGAAAGAACAATAGGCGCTTTTGCAGGAAGCCTGCCGGGCCCGACCGGACCAAATCCTGCTAACTTCTGGAGCAGTGACCGTTACCATGCGTTTGCGTACAACGAAGTGAATACATGGTACACAGTAGGCGTAGAGTTTGATTTTGATACAATGCTCGCTACGGTATCCCTTGTTCCGCGAGATACAGCCGAAGCAGTGCCGTCGGTGCTGACGGTTCCTTTTGAAGGCAGCCAGATCAGCTCGTTTGTTCTTACTGGTGAGCGTGCAGGCGGAAATAACGTCGGTGTAGTGGATAATGGCGTAGATAATCTGTACTTCTTTACCAAGCAGCTTTCGGCCGACACGATAGTTGAAGTGCTTCCGTATGAATTCCTGCCGGAACGCCCTGAAACGGCAGATGGCAATACCCTGCAGAGCTGGTTCAAGACGGTATACATCGGAGATGTAGCTGACGAGTCCGGGCTGGACCTTCCCGCAACGGTTGAGGTTAAGCTGGCGGACGGCACTACTGCCGAGGTAGGCGTAACTTGGGCATTAACAGAAGCCCCATGGTCTGCACCTGCTGCAGAGCTGGTTTATAAAGCTGATAAGCAGGGTGTATTTTCCTACTCTGGAACGCTTACGAGTGTCCCGGATGTAGCAGTTAACAGAATGGGATTAAAGGCGAAGCTGTACATTGAGAACCGTCATAAGGAAACAATCACCTCAGGTCCGGTCTCAATGGAATGGCTGGATAGAGGAGTAGTAGCGGTTCCCGTAAACAGCGGCGAAGGCGTGCTGGTAACTTGGCGTCTGCTATCCTCAGAGTATAACAAAGGCCTAACCTTTAACGTGTTCAGAAACGGCGATAAGATCAACACTTCACCGGTTACTGTGCTGGATTATGTGGATGCTGACGGCAAAACCGGAGACAAATACGAGGTACAGACAATAAGCACTGGAGCGGTGAGCAAGCCTGCAACGGCATGGGCCAATAATTACATTGATATCCCGCTGCAGAGACCGGCAGATCGTCCTAACCCGGCGATTGCTTACGGTGCTACCTCTAATGCTGAACCCATTACCTACACAGCTAACGACACATCTGTCGCTGATGTTAACGGTGACGGGCAGTATGAGATTCTTGTAAAATGGTCTCCATCCCAGGCCCAAGACCCGGGACTTCCTAACAGGCACACAGGCGAGACGATTTTTGATGCCTATACCCTAGAGGGAAAACTGCTGTGGAGAATCAATCTGGGTATCAATATTGTGTCCAGCGCCCATCACAGCGCGTTTAACTTCTATGATCTGGATCAGAACGGAAAAGCGGAATTTTCGGTCAAGACAGCCGACGGAACGAGAGGATACCTTCCAAAAGCAGATGGCACCATTGATGATCTGGCTGACACACCTGCCTGGGTACTGGGCGATCCGGAAGCAGTATGGGTAGGCGGTCTGAAGAACCCGGCAAACAATGACGAGGTCAACAATACGGCACTTGGCAGAGTTGCATCCGGTCCGGAAACCTTTACGGTATTTAACGGCGAAACAGGCAGACCTGTGGATACCGTTGATTATTTTGCACCCTACAGCATCAGCTCTAACTGGGGCGATAACAACAATAACCGCAGTGACCGCTTCAACGGGGCTGTTGCCTATATGCCGAAGAATGGCGAATATGGTGCGGAGCCTTACCCTACGGTTATTGAGGTGCGTGCCCACTACGGCCCGCAATATGTAGCTGCCTACCAGTTTATTGACGGTAAGATCACAGAAATTTGGACCTTTACGCTGGCTGACTGGAATGCCGGCAATAATCAGGGCAATCACAATGTAAAGGTTGCCGATGTGGATTTTGACGGGTATAACGAGGTTGTGCTTGGCGGCATCACAATCGACCAGGACGGAACAATCTTGTGGAGCACCAATGGAACGAGAGGCACAGTAGCCGGAGGCCATGGTGACGCGCTGCATGTAGCCGCAATGGTGCCTGACAGCAACGAAATTTATGTCTTCCAGCCGCATGAAGCCAGTCCGCCAAACAATGTAACCCTGGTCCGCGGCTCCACAGGAGAGGCTGTGTGGACGTATTCGGCAAACCTGGGCGATGTTGGACGCGGTGTTGCCGCAAATGTAACGCCTTTGCCGGGCTTCGAGGTATGGGCTATAGGGACGCCTATGTACAATATTGTAAGCGGCGAGGTTATTACATCTGATGTAGGCGGGATCGGTGTTTCCAACAAGGCGCCTGTCAACTTCATCCTGTATTGGGACGGTGACCTTCTGAGTGAATTCTTTGACGGTCCTGATAATTACAACTCCACAGCCGCTCCATCAATCACAAAATTTAATTATGATGCGGCAACGGAGCAAAGTGGGCTTACAACGCTTCAGACCTTGACCGGAACCTATTCCAATAATGGAACCAAGGCCAATCCAAGTCTGATTGCCGACATTTTCGGCGACTGGCGTGATGAGGTTCTTGTGCGCACCAGTGACAATAATGCGCTGAGAATCTACACAACGGACATTCCGACAGACAATGTGATTTACACGCTGATGCATGATCCGCAGTATCGTCTGGCGGCGAATTCGCAGAACGCTATGTACAACCAGCCGGCGCATTTGAGCTTTTATCTGGGTGAAGACATTCGTGATGAGGTTCAAAATATGCAGCTTCCGGTGTCTAATATCTACTACACTTTGAATCCGGGACAGAATTCAGGTCCAAATCCTGCACCTAATCCGGCACCGAATCCAGTAGCACCAACGCCAACTCCGGTACCTACAGCAGGTCCTGGCACTGGAACGGATACAGATACTCCGGTACAGACGCCAACACCGGAGAAGCCAATACTAAAGAGTTCCATTGTAAACGCAGAGCAGACTAAGGCTAAGCTGCAGCAGGCACTGCAGGCAAACCAGCCAATCAGCTTCTCTGACGTTCCGCAGTCGCACTGGGCTGCAAAGGCAATCCAGGCTGCTTCACAGCTTCGTATTGTCGAAGGTAAGGCTAATGGTGCTTTCAGCGGTTCTGACCAGGTTACAAGAGCTGAATTCACTGCGATGATTGTCCGTACGTTGGGCATTGATACGACAGGAGGGACCGGCTCCTTCTCCGATACTAATGGCCACTGGGCGGATGCCTATATCAGTGCACTGCATCGTGCAGGTGTCGTGAACGGTGCCGGCAACGGCAGGTTCAATCCTAATCAGGAGATCACCCGCGCCGAGATGGCTGCAATCCTGGCCCGTGTGCTCGACATGAGCGCTCCTGCCAATGCAGCGGGGTTTTCCGATCTTAGCAATCATTGGGCTGCGGACAGCATCGGGCAGCTTAGCAGAGCAGGTATCATATCCGGTATGGGTAACGGTAAGTTTGCACCGGACGACACAGCTACCCGTGATCAGTCGGTAACGATTATCATGCGTATGCTGAATACTGTGCTTGATCTGGGTCTGGAGCTGTAA
- a CDS encoding Ig-like domain-containing protein, producing MDEGQMQFRTERGFTMKFSKKLLLATVLALLFVIPVSNTTPVINAEQAAEVISISVAGPPQALKPKQTYQLKPAVVTLPQDSNVKIGYSSANTKVATVNMSGLVTAVSPGKAVIYASSGGKSTYAVIKVASGADAVKLTAGLWVEKEDLNKPKEQLLTEGAVYFKLKSFDNNVLTGHFFAVSAAPSNRIADVEIKIRIKNGKGSFSYTDDGWGNSGEGTVEMKGSTLVFSFKETQSASMAMWRLGTHVFTLYKSES from the coding sequence ATGGATGAGGGGCAAATGCAATTTAGAACGGAGAGGGGTTTTACAATGAAATTCAGTAAAAAGCTTCTGCTGGCAACTGTCTTAGCTTTGCTTTTCGTAATCCCGGTTTCCAATACAACTCCCGTAATCAATGCGGAGCAGGCTGCAGAAGTAATCTCAATATCAGTCGCTGGTCCGCCGCAAGCATTAAAGCCAAAACAAACCTATCAGTTAAAACCCGCCGTAGTCACCTTACCACAAGACAGCAATGTAAAGATTGGATACTCCTCGGCCAACACTAAGGTAGCAACAGTAAATATGAGCGGTCTTGTAACGGCTGTCAGTCCGGGAAAGGCCGTTATATATGCCAGCTCCGGCGGAAAAAGTACATATGCAGTAATCAAGGTGGCTTCAGGCGCGGATGCGGTAAAACTCACTGCAGGGCTGTGGGTGGAAAAGGAAGATCTTAATAAGCCCAAAGAGCAGCTGTTAACAGAGGGTGCCGTTTATTTTAAACTCAAGAGCTTCGATAATAATGTGCTGACCGGCCATTTTTTTGCCGTTAGTGCTGCTCCGTCCAATCGCATAGCAGATGTTGAAATTAAAATAAGAATCAAGAACGGCAAGGGAAGCTTCTCCTATACAGATGACGGCTGGGGGAACAGCGGGGAAGGCACTGTAGAAATGAAGGGCAGCACTCTTGTATTTAGCTTCAAGGAAACCCAATCAGCCAGCATGGCAATGTGGCGGCTCGGGACGCATGTTTTTACCTTATACAAATCCGAAAGTTAA